In Patulibacter sp. SYSU D01012, a single window of DNA contains:
- the ffh gene encoding signal recognition particle protein → MFDALSEKLQATLDDVRQRGTLTESDVNAAMREIRLALLEADVNFKVVKSFTATVKERCLGADVVGQLNPGQQVVKIVHEELVALMGGESEGLTFASRPPTVILMSGLQGSGKTTAVAKLARWLKEEKGSSVAVAACDVQRPAAVEQLRVVGGQAGATVYDRGVELPAVQVARWALDQAKQDGKDVLIVDTAGRLHVDQALMEELVQIRDAVRPDTVLLTVDAMTGQDAVNVAEQFAAAAGFDGVVMSKLDGDARGGAALSVKAVTGKPIMFASTGEKLPDFQEFHPDRMAQRILGMGDVLSLIEQAEKQFDESDAKALERKLRRNEFTLEDFLKQMKMIRRMGPLSKVLGMLPGVGSQLKDAQIDDREMDRVEAIILSMTPKERRQPELIKGSRRLRIAKGSGTTVQQVNQLVKNFQQMRKVMKQMSRGKMGDLGQLMGGAGMPGGAGGLGPGGAPPVGVRGGSRAARRRKK, encoded by the coding sequence GTGTTCGACGCCCTCTCCGAAAAGCTCCAGGCGACCCTCGACGACGTCCGTCAGCGCGGCACGCTGACGGAGAGCGACGTCAACGCCGCGATGCGCGAGATCCGTCTCGCGCTGCTCGAGGCGGACGTCAACTTCAAGGTCGTCAAGTCCTTCACCGCCACGGTCAAGGAGCGCTGCCTGGGCGCCGACGTCGTCGGCCAGCTCAACCCGGGCCAGCAGGTCGTCAAGATCGTCCACGAGGAGCTCGTGGCCCTCATGGGCGGCGAGTCCGAGGGCCTGACCTTCGCCTCGCGCCCGCCCACGGTCATCCTCATGTCGGGCCTGCAGGGCTCGGGCAAGACGACCGCCGTGGCCAAGCTCGCCCGCTGGCTGAAGGAGGAGAAGGGCTCCTCCGTCGCCGTCGCGGCCTGCGACGTCCAGCGTCCGGCGGCCGTCGAGCAGCTGCGCGTCGTCGGCGGCCAGGCGGGCGCGACGGTCTACGACCGCGGCGTCGAGCTGCCGGCCGTCCAGGTCGCCCGCTGGGCGCTCGACCAGGCCAAGCAGGACGGCAAGGACGTCCTCATCGTCGACACCGCGGGCCGCCTGCACGTCGACCAGGCGCTGATGGAGGAGCTCGTCCAGATCCGCGACGCGGTCCGGCCCGACACCGTCCTGCTGACCGTCGACGCCATGACGGGTCAGGACGCCGTGAACGTGGCGGAGCAGTTCGCCGCCGCGGCCGGCTTCGACGGCGTCGTGATGTCGAAGCTCGACGGCGACGCCCGCGGCGGCGCCGCGCTGTCGGTCAAGGCCGTCACCGGCAAGCCGATCATGTTCGCCTCGACGGGCGAGAAGCTCCCGGACTTCCAGGAGTTCCACCCGGACCGGATGGCCCAGCGGATCCTGGGCATGGGCGACGTGCTGTCGCTCATCGAGCAGGCCGAGAAGCAGTTCGACGAGTCGGACGCGAAGGCGCTCGAGCGCAAGCTGCGGCGGAACGAGTTCACGCTCGAGGACTTCCTCAAGCAGATGAAGATGATCCGCCGGATGGGCCCGCTGTCGAAGGTCCTGGGCATGCTGCCGGGCGTCGGCTCGCAGCTCAAGGACGCCCAGATCGACGACCGCGAGATGGACCGCGTCGAGGCGATCATCCTGTCGATGACCCCGAAGGAGCGCCGGCAGCCCGAGCTCATCAAGGGCTCGCGCCGCCTGCGCATCGCCAAGGGCTCCGGCACGACCGTCCAGCAGGTCAACCAGCTCGTCAAGAACTTCCAGCAGATGCGGAAGGTCATGAAGCAGATGAGCCGCGGCAAGATGGGCGACCTGGGCCAGCTCATGGGCGGCGCCGGGATGCCCGGCGGCGCGGGCGGCCTGGGACCGGGCGGCGCACCCCCGGTGGGCGTCCGCGGCGGCAGCCGCGCGGCGCGTCGCCGCAAGAAGTAG
- the ftsY gene encoding signal recognition particle-docking protein FtsY, whose amino-acid sequence MAREWTDLFTLDEARAQVAAASRAQEPEKRGRFFKRLRQNLRKTREALGAELTQTLFDTLDDETWERLEEALIMADVGARATADIVGRLETEATTGGVTDPQALQARLAELLAEAARPTGDARIDLRHAPTVIMVCGINGTGKTTSIGKLAHVLTHELGQRVVLGAADTFRAAAVEQLQIWGTRAGVEVVTGKEGTDPASVAYEAVRRGRESGADVVIVDTAGRLHTQLPLMEELSKVRRVVEKLLPGAPHEILLTVDATTGQNGLRQAMEFSKVAPVSGIVLTKLDGSAKGGIAIAIAQELQIPVKLIGIGEALEDLRPFDADDFAQALVRPDDVAAPRA is encoded by the coding sequence ATGGCGCGCGAGTGGACCGACCTCTTCACCCTGGACGAGGCGCGCGCGCAGGTCGCCGCGGCGAGCCGGGCCCAGGAGCCCGAGAAGCGCGGTCGCTTCTTCAAGCGCCTACGCCAGAATCTGCGCAAGACCCGCGAGGCGCTGGGCGCCGAGCTGACGCAGACGCTGTTCGACACGCTCGACGACGAGACGTGGGAGCGCCTGGAGGAGGCGCTGATCATGGCCGACGTCGGCGCCCGCGCCACGGCGGACATCGTCGGCCGGCTGGAGACCGAGGCCACGACGGGCGGCGTCACCGACCCGCAGGCGCTCCAGGCGCGTCTGGCGGAGCTGCTCGCCGAGGCGGCCCGACCGACGGGCGACGCGCGTATCGACCTGCGCCACGCCCCGACGGTGATCATGGTCTGCGGCATCAACGGCACGGGCAAGACGACGTCGATCGGCAAGCTCGCCCACGTCCTCACCCACGAGCTCGGCCAGCGCGTCGTGCTCGGCGCCGCCGACACGTTCCGCGCGGCGGCGGTCGAGCAGCTGCAGATCTGGGGCACCCGCGCGGGCGTCGAGGTCGTGACCGGCAAGGAGGGCACGGACCCGGCCTCGGTCGCCTACGAGGCGGTCCGGCGCGGGCGGGAGTCGGGCGCGGACGTGGTGATCGTCGACACCGCCGGCCGTCTGCACACCCAGCTGCCGCTCATGGAGGAGCTGTCGAAGGTGCGCCGCGTGGTCGAGAAGCTCCTGCCGGGCGCGCCGCACGAGATCCTGCTGACCGTCGACGCGACGACCGGCCAGAACGGCCTGCGCCAGGCGATGGAGTTCTCGAAGGTCGCGCCGGTCTCGGGCATCGTGCTGACGAAGCTCGACGGCTCGGCGAAGGGCGGCATCGCGATCGCGATCGCCCAGGAGCTGCAGATCCCGGTCAAGCTCATCGGCATCGGCGAGGCGCTCGAGGACCTGCGCCCGTTCGACGCCGACGACTTCGCGCAGGCGCTCGTCCGGCCGGACGACGTGGCGGCGCCGCGCGCCTGA
- the rpsP gene encoding 30S ribosomal protein S16, with protein MAVRLRLTRVGSKKNPVWRIVASDSRNQRDGRVIETVGQYNAQTEPSTIVVNEDRVRHWLSVGAQPSGTVKKLLRTQGIEAR; from the coding sequence GTGGCTGTTCGACTGAGGCTCACCCGCGTGGGGAGCAAGAAGAACCCGGTGTGGCGCATCGTCGCCTCCGACTCCCGCAACCAGCGCGACGGGCGCGTCATCGAGACCGTCGGCCAGTACAACGCGCAGACCGAGCCCTCGACGATCGTCGTGAACGAGGACCGCGTGCGGCACTGGCTGTCCGTCGGCGCGCAGCCGTCGGGCACCGTCAAGAAGCTCCTGCGCACGCAGGGCATCGAGGCTCGCTGA
- a CDS encoding SPFH domain-containing protein — protein MAALIAVVVVLVFALLLAAKTVRIIPQARAGIVERLGRYHRTLEPGLRITVPFIDRLLPLLDLREQVVSFPPNAVITEDNVSVQIDTVLYFQITDPKSATYEVANPLQAIEQLTATTLRNVIGGLTLEQALTSRDEINAQLRTVLDEATGKWGIRVSRVELKAIDPPATILDAMEKQMRAERDRRASILTAEGSKQSQILTAQGEKEAAVLKAEGQKTAAVLKAEGEAKAIDTVFTAIHAGGPDRELLTYQYLQMLPELAKGSANKVFVIPSEITQGIAGLGGAVDALRQASGQGPVDGGGDAAGRAALGAAPTDAAAGTAPAPQGSSAERPA, from the coding sequence GTGGCCGCCCTCATCGCCGTCGTCGTCGTCCTCGTCTTCGCCCTGCTGCTGGCGGCGAAGACCGTCCGCATCATCCCGCAGGCCCGCGCCGGCATCGTCGAGCGCCTGGGCCGCTACCACCGCACGCTCGAGCCGGGCCTGCGGATCACGGTGCCGTTCATCGACCGCCTGCTGCCGCTGCTGGACCTGCGCGAGCAGGTCGTCAGCTTCCCGCCGAACGCCGTGATCACCGAGGACAACGTGTCGGTGCAGATCGACACGGTCCTCTACTTCCAGATCACCGACCCGAAGTCGGCGACCTACGAGGTCGCCAACCCGCTGCAGGCGATCGAGCAGCTGACGGCGACGACGCTGCGCAACGTCATCGGCGGCCTGACGCTCGAGCAGGCGCTGACCTCGCGCGACGAGATCAACGCCCAGCTGCGCACCGTCCTGGACGAGGCGACGGGCAAGTGGGGCATCCGCGTGAGCCGCGTCGAGCTGAAGGCGATCGACCCGCCGGCGACGATCCTCGACGCGATGGAGAAGCAGATGCGCGCCGAGCGCGACCGTCGCGCGTCGATCCTCACGGCCGAGGGCTCGAAGCAGAGCCAGATCCTGACGGCGCAGGGCGAGAAGGAGGCCGCGGTGCTGAAGGCCGAGGGCCAGAAGACCGCCGCCGTCCTGAAGGCGGAGGGCGAGGCGAAGGCCATCGACACGGTCTTCACCGCCATCCACGCCGGCGGCCCCGACCGCGAGCTGCTCACCTACCAGTACCTGCAGATGCTGCCCGAGCTGGCGAAGGGCTCCGCGAACAAGGTCTTCGTGATCCCGTCCGAGATCACGCAGGGCATCGCCGGGCTCGGCGGCGCGGTCGACGCGCTGCGCCAGGCGTCGGGCCAGGGCCCGGTCGACGGCGGCGGCGACGCGGCCGGTCGCGCGGCCCTCGGCGCGGCGCCCACCGACGCGGCCGCCGGGACGGCGCCGGCGCCGCAGGGCAGCAGCGCCGAGCGCCCGGCGTAG
- a CDS encoding KH domain-containing protein: MTASDVDPSAVADLLGDLTRAIVDAPDAVRVTPYADADDGSVVLELRVDDGDYGKVIGRGGRTAYALRTVVKVAAAHREQRVLVDIVDD; this comes from the coding sequence GTGACCGCGTCCGACGTCGATCCCAGCGCCGTCGCCGACCTGCTCGGTGACCTGACGCGGGCGATCGTGGACGCCCCGGACGCCGTCCGCGTCACGCCCTACGCGGACGCGGACGACGGCTCTGTCGTGCTCGAGCTCCGCGTCGACGACGGGGACTACGGCAAGGTCATCGGCCGCGGCGGGCGCACCGCCTACGCGCTGCGCACCGTCGTCAAGGTCGCCGCCGCGCACCGCGAGCAGCGCGTCCTCGTCGACATCGTCGACGACTGA
- a CDS encoding NfeD family protein encodes MDAWLVWLIVAVVLGAGEVLTLSLFLGPFALGAGGAAATAALGGDLAPQLLVFAVVAAVTLLAVRPVAKRHLRQPSTTRTGTAALVGRTATVVRALEGPERTGQVRLAGEVWSARSAGLEDVPAGETVTVLEIDGATVVVAD; translated from the coding sequence ATGGACGCGTGGCTCGTCTGGCTCATCGTCGCCGTGGTGCTCGGGGCCGGCGAGGTCCTGACGCTCTCGCTCTTCCTGGGGCCGTTCGCGCTGGGGGCCGGCGGGGCGGCGGCCACCGCGGCGCTCGGCGGTGACCTGGCGCCGCAGCTGCTCGTCTTCGCCGTCGTCGCGGCCGTCACGCTCCTGGCGGTGCGCCCCGTCGCCAAGCGGCACCTGCGCCAGCCGTCGACGACGCGGACGGGGACGGCCGCGCTCGTCGGCCGCACCGCCACGGTCGTGCGGGCGCTCGAGGGGCCGGAGCGCACGGGGCAGGTGCGCCTGGCCGGCGAGGTGTGGAGCGCCCGCAGCGCCGGGCTGGAGGACGTGCCGGCAGGCGAGACCGTCACCGTCCTCGAGATCGACGGCGCGACGGTCGTCGTCGCCGACTGA
- a CDS encoding AAA family ATPase, translated as MHLKSLTLKGFKSFPDRTRLEFDPGVSVVVGPNGSGKSNVTDAILWALGEQRPLAIRGQSMQDVIFGGGRGVQARDAAEVELVLDNSDGTVDLPVGEISVVRRLDRSGEGGYRLNGARARLTDVQEVLSDTGLGKEAHSVVSQGRVEAIVTSKPKDRRLLIEEAAGLGKHRKRRRRAQLKLERTRANLDQALIVEQEARKQLGPLKRQAEAAELHERLERQTVEARWELVRDGLRERRAQRATADAERTSALAERERLQADLDAVVAERRQAEEALAEQAQRRDRLASRARRVASAAERVELRVERVADRRQALAERIERRQEDLAALRAQAAADEPDEAGASRIEGLEAELAELDRQRQETLEREVALLEGKREEAEAAVAAAREAAEAVRAAGREIDAKAEAVRVRRRELEGAAERARREAAKVGAQLAAANQFLRGVGGVAGGRPGAPKVSTLSAGLRVADGRELAVAAALDGRLSAAVAADPATGRELLGRTGRDGGRVLLPADAAVADVAGDPPLPGAEPLAPAVRGEDDAVAIARRMLVDAWLVDALPDAAPAGFAGTLVTADGHVWRVGVGELQRSPQGGEDRVLAERNRRDRLVGESEAAAQAEHAAVQAVEALRDELADVDRERERHEEASREARRAVVDAEEALRDAVRAVQRRQLAPDEGPTAVHRAHLVGELQAERRTAERLRRERAERAAREASLREALAADEALVPAGERITTALVDALRALRERAATLEQAVRADREAGDDVAGRLRSCASREAELSQALRRTGDRLTAAEVAAQRAGDQEREIVVELEALAERLGLPAEPADEALDPETATQLRERIARLQKRREQLGPVNPLAKDAYDEAREHVETLEIQRTDLETALRELRAFVRDTDRQIRETFEQTFAACSRNFEELAQHVFPGGRGRLRLVRGEEEGARAEGDDGAASDASLDDADQDAVEEDDDVGVEIEITPAGKSMKRLTLMSGGEKTMTAIAFLFAVFLAKPSPFYVLDEVEAALDDLNIDRFLQLLRRYRDRAQFIVVTHQKRTMDVADALYGVSMGGDGVSKVVSRRLDQSDARPESLPGMGVGAEG; from the coding sequence ATGCACCTCAAGTCGCTCACGCTCAAGGGCTTCAAGTCCTTCCCCGACCGCACCCGGCTGGAGTTCGATCCGGGCGTCTCGGTGGTCGTCGGCCCGAACGGGTCCGGCAAGAGCAACGTGACCGACGCGATCCTCTGGGCGCTCGGCGAGCAGCGCCCGCTCGCGATCCGCGGGCAGTCGATGCAGGACGTCATCTTCGGCGGCGGCCGCGGCGTGCAGGCCCGCGACGCGGCCGAGGTCGAGCTCGTCCTCGACAACTCCGACGGCACGGTCGACCTGCCCGTCGGCGAGATCTCCGTGGTCCGGCGGCTGGACCGCTCGGGCGAGGGCGGCTACCGGCTGAACGGCGCCCGCGCCCGGCTGACCGACGTGCAGGAGGTCCTCTCGGACACGGGCCTGGGCAAGGAGGCGCACTCCGTCGTCTCGCAGGGCCGCGTCGAGGCGATCGTCACGTCGAAGCCGAAGGACCGCCGGCTGCTGATCGAGGAGGCCGCGGGCCTGGGCAAGCACCGCAAGCGCCGCCGCCGCGCGCAGCTCAAGCTGGAGCGGACGCGGGCCAACCTGGACCAGGCGTTGATCGTCGAGCAGGAGGCCCGCAAGCAGCTGGGGCCGCTCAAGCGCCAGGCCGAGGCGGCCGAGCTGCACGAGCGCCTGGAGCGCCAGACCGTCGAGGCCCGCTGGGAGCTCGTCCGCGACGGGCTGCGCGAGCGGCGCGCGCAGCGGGCGACCGCGGACGCCGAGCGCACGTCGGCGCTGGCCGAGCGGGAGCGCCTTCAGGCGGACCTGGACGCCGTGGTGGCGGAGCGCCGGCAGGCCGAGGAGGCGCTCGCCGAGCAGGCCCAGCGGCGCGACCGCCTGGCGTCCCGCGCCCGCCGCGTGGCCTCGGCCGCCGAGCGCGTCGAGCTGCGCGTCGAGCGCGTCGCGGACCGCCGGCAGGCGCTGGCCGAGCGCATCGAGCGGCGACAGGAGGACCTGGCCGCCCTGCGCGCGCAGGCGGCCGCCGACGAGCCCGACGAGGCGGGCGCGTCGCGGATCGAGGGGCTCGAGGCGGAGCTCGCCGAGCTCGACCGCCAGCGGCAGGAGACGCTCGAGCGCGAGGTCGCGCTCCTCGAGGGCAAGCGCGAGGAGGCCGAGGCGGCGGTCGCGGCGGCCCGCGAGGCGGCCGAAGCCGTGCGCGCCGCCGGCCGCGAGATCGACGCGAAGGCCGAGGCGGTGCGCGTCCGGCGCCGCGAGCTGGAGGGCGCCGCGGAGCGCGCCCGCCGGGAGGCCGCGAAGGTCGGCGCCCAGCTCGCGGCGGCCAACCAGTTCCTGCGCGGGGTCGGCGGCGTGGCGGGCGGCCGTCCCGGGGCGCCGAAGGTCAGCACCCTGTCCGCCGGCCTGCGCGTGGCCGACGGGCGCGAGCTCGCCGTCGCGGCGGCGCTCGACGGCCGGCTGAGCGCCGCGGTGGCCGCCGACCCGGCGACGGGCCGCGAGCTGCTGGGCCGGACCGGCCGCGACGGCGGCCGGGTGCTGCTGCCGGCCGACGCGGCCGTCGCCGACGTCGCGGGCGACCCGCCGCTGCCGGGCGCCGAGCCGCTCGCGCCCGCCGTCCGCGGCGAGGACGATGCCGTGGCGATCGCCCGGCGGATGCTCGTGGACGCCTGGCTCGTCGACGCGCTCCCCGACGCGGCGCCCGCGGGCTTCGCCGGGACCCTGGTGACGGCCGACGGCCACGTCTGGCGCGTGGGGGTGGGGGAGCTGCAGCGCAGCCCCCAGGGTGGCGAGGACCGCGTGCTCGCCGAGCGCAACCGGCGGGACCGGCTCGTCGGCGAGAGCGAGGCCGCGGCGCAGGCCGAGCACGCGGCGGTGCAGGCCGTGGAGGCGCTGCGGGACGAGCTGGCCGACGTCGACCGCGAGCGCGAGCGGCACGAGGAGGCGTCGCGCGAGGCGCGCCGTGCGGTCGTCGACGCCGAGGAGGCGCTGCGCGACGCCGTGCGGGCGGTCCAGCGCCGCCAGCTCGCCCCCGACGAGGGGCCGACGGCGGTCCACCGCGCGCACCTCGTCGGCGAGCTGCAGGCCGAGCGCCGCACGGCCGAGCGGCTGCGGCGCGAGCGGGCCGAGCGGGCGGCCCGCGAGGCGTCGTTGCGCGAGGCGCTCGCCGCCGACGAGGCGCTCGTGCCGGCCGGGGAACGCATCACGACGGCGCTCGTCGACGCGCTGCGGGCGCTCCGCGAGCGCGCCGCGACGCTCGAGCAGGCCGTCCGCGCCGACCGCGAAGCGGGGGACGACGTCGCGGGCCGCCTGCGCTCCTGCGCGTCGCGCGAGGCGGAGCTGTCGCAGGCCCTGCGGCGCACGGGCGACCGCCTGACCGCCGCCGAGGTCGCGGCCCAGCGGGCGGGCGACCAGGAGCGCGAGATCGTGGTCGAGCTGGAGGCGCTGGCCGAGCGGCTGGGCCTGCCGGCGGAGCCCGCCGACGAGGCGCTCGACCCAGAGACGGCCACGCAGCTGCGCGAGCGGATCGCCCGGCTGCAGAAGCGCCGCGAGCAGCTCGGCCCCGTCAACCCGCTGGCCAAGGACGCCTACGACGAGGCGCGGGAGCACGTCGAGACGCTCGAGATCCAGCGCACCGACCTGGAGACCGCGCTGCGCGAGCTGCGCGCGTTCGTCCGTGACACGGACCGCCAGATCCGCGAGACGTTCGAGCAGACGTTCGCGGCGTGCTCGCGCAACTTCGAGGAGCTGGCGCAGCACGTCTTCCCCGGCGGTCGCGGCCGGCTGCGCCTGGTGCGCGGCGAGGAGGAGGGCGCCCGCGCCGAGGGCGACGACGGCGCGGCGTCGGACGCGTCGCTCGACGACGCCGACCAGGACGCGGTCGAGGAGGACGACGATGTCGGTGTCGAGATCGAGATCACGCCCGCCGGCAAGTCGATGAAGCGCCTGACGCTCATGTCGGGCGGCGAGAAGACGATGACCGCCATCGCGTTCCTCTTCGCGGTGTTCCTGGCGAAGCCGTCGCCGTTCTACGTGCTCGACGAGGTCGAGGCCGCGCTCGACGACCTCAACATCGACCGCTTCCTGCAGCTCCTGCGCCGCTACCGCGACCGCGCGCAGTTCATCGTCGTCACGCACCAGAAGCGGACGATGGACGTGGCAGACGCGCTCTACGGCGTGTCGATGGGCGGCGACGGCGTGTCGAAGGTCGTCTCGCGCCGCCTGGACCAGTCCGACGCCCGCCCGGAGTCCCTGCCGGGCATGGGCGTCGGCGCCGAGGGCTGA